In the Pseudorasbora parva isolate DD20220531a chromosome 5, ASM2467924v1, whole genome shotgun sequence genome, GTCTATTTCTATCGCCAGATGTTTCTCTCCAGAAATCTTCATCCGCATGTGAGTTAATGAAGTCTGAGCCAGACGTTTATTTGAATCTTTTCCCTGAGCCGAGCCAATGTCTGAACctagaatcacttatttttagGCTCTTTAAAGTGAACATGGAAAATATTTCTTGTATTTGTTCCCCTGagactaataataatttattttgggAATGTCCCAAGAACAGTTATTCATCTAACTTTCGAAAGATATGTTATGCTAAAATGTTTTTCATTTGATGCCAGGATCGGAGTGACcatacacacagaaaaaaaggGTGTCAGAATTgaacctttaggggtacaacagcttgtcgctggggcagtacccttaaaaggacatcttttgtaccatttttaccacaaaaaggttcatagtagtaccttaaggtacccatcatttgtactcaaaggtactaatatgcactttttaggaggtacaaagatgtccttttaagggtgctgccccagcgacaagctgttgtacccctaaaggttcaattctgacaccctatttttctgtgtgtatgaAGAATTGGGAGATTTCCTCACTTCCAAATAATAAAAAGCCATCAGGAAGACAATAACAGAGTTTTTATATAGGGGTGTGACATGGCATTAATAGATCAGCATAGTCGCTAAACCATACTGTCTGATATCatttgaattcacttttttatttgtttttagtgtttttcaGTCGTTTGCTTAAAACGTTTAGCTAATATGTTATTCCAGTAGAAACTTAAGTATTTTTGGGCATTAAATCAAACCTTTTgcaccgttcccacctggtggaatgacctgccgatctcaattcgtgctgccgagtctgtagccatttttaaaaaacatcttaagacacatctcttccaattgcacttgaccaatacagaatagcacttaactatccattaattTATGTTTCTTTgtcccaaaaaaacaaaacaacaacaacaactgtgtactgtgctaattaactgagacttcttacagctcttacaggttgttggccttgtttgtttcgttgcttctattactctcccctttttttaagtcgctttggataaaagcgtctgctaaatgattaaatgtaaatgtaaatcaaaCCTTTTGCATCCGTCCTCATGGACAGTTtgccttttcatttttttaaatgatcattttacTTGTGATATCATGATCATTTTACTTGTGAACTCAATAAATGTTTGCACaagtgtgtatttttattggaattTTACTATTTCACCCCCATTTCTATTAATAAATCTATTTTGCACTAAGTATACAAGTTACACTCAGGACATTAAGgacaaaaaatgtccccatcaaaaatgtagttttttaTCCCAGGGCCATTAAACCATAAAAAGGTGCAGTGTTTGTTAAAAGGCTTTCATTCTGCTGGCTATAGGCTTCAACATtgtatacagtgggtacggaaagtattcagacctccttacatttttcactgtttgttatattgcagacatttgctaaaataatttaagttcaTCATTAAtgtactagcctgacaagccagacccatatcaagatgtttggtctggaaactcaccattgacggctcaatccgaggggcggataaacggttgtctttcaaactccctctgcacgcgataggatagcgctacaccaaccggagcaacgaaggtgaagcggagctcgttgacagattaaacatttgccgtatccggtctgcaaaactctgaacacatcttcccttcttaaagcagcactaggtaacttttctaccttcataatatattttcaagactcttgtgatgatacatcaaCCTACAATAGgctgaatgacacgtctgcctacttttaaacttcgggtttcgagtagtaacccgagaacaaaaagaactacaaaattcgactgttttacggcatatacgtcacttccttaaattcggacgtgcgagcccaactttgttcgtcagataatatagtcatgtccaaagcagcacagacaaaaataagaaagcaaaggttttgttggaggaaagcaataagaggaaacgaaaaagtgatgggattaaaggcaggacgaggatcaacattggaccagcgtttgctcgtcggcgtgagctgaaggagtatcatatagattctgtaaaacggtaaccaatagactactataatgacgctggcttgtaaacgtgagcattgtgattatttggcgtttgaaaaaaataaaacccatgaaattatattcatatgacatgctgaagcatatgccactgactgtacctgggatgaagacatttcacacgcgccgccagaagaacacctgcatgtgaactcctcctgcagtgttcaggggaactgttagtgctgcaccaacccgcgggacacttttatgaagttatttggcccgccctgCACCACTGTACGCAcacgcgaccattaaatagacatacggggtccgtgggttatgagacgacccgcgcatcactagttcagggctatcagggttgtcatgtcaacaaatgcacgcgcgatggcatcccctgatgtaggatgacagagcttacgacagaagttgaggacattattttttccaaactgtagggggaccccgagagcaaaagtaccCAGTGCTgatttaagaatgacttcagtgccgttctttgttcttttctcagagaaaagcttaactccaagtcttccagagtcgcggtcaaagctgattcgaaagaccgccgttcgccagtttctgtgtttactagaagcacgcaaacgcagctcggccgtcattatgttaagccccacccaccgactctataaacgatgtgattggcccgattAGAgattggcgtttacagctcagaagtgtactgagagttgctagacgctgaggcaaattagatttgctgccactagggtgcatctagatttctaggctattaaacctcccgttcttcacgtgttttcgaagctttgattatgtttgcagtgtgcaatataacatgagttcatgtttcgcatgtaaaacacagtatttttcacacaatttacttatctgtacagcgctgtttcctctgtcctaaaaacggcctgatgatttccttgttctatgaagtccctccttcagaaacacgtaacgagttctgattgtgccagcgcttcccgtgttgtgattggacagcagcttagcgcactttgcccggaaaggtcccgcctcttaccataacggggagatgcaagcgctgaatgcgcgctcttctccacatgggagagcaacgagaccacgccccctattttgcgtgtacttgtgggcggagggttagtcaacaaacggttctagtgacgtcattacagcaggaagtgcagaggtgtagtccaaaccggccgttcgctgtaggctttgaaagggaacttctgttaaataaaatatctcgcttggcattgaaatttgagctttataattttacaggtattatttatgctctaacagcaacattacacactaactaaagtttgaaagatggaatcgcgaataACCGGACCTTTATCACTGTGAGCTAGATGATTGCGTGATCACAACCTCTGTCCAAatgcaatattatttattaatacagATGGATATAGGTGACATACATTATATATGCATGTATGATAATATACAGATAATATATTATGCATTATACTGCTACAAAACATTCACTAACATAATACAGTAGCTACATAGTCAATGCACGGCATGCTAAAGTACTAAATTGAATAATATATCAGTGCACAGAGAAATTAAACACCAACACTTCAGTCCATGTTGGTTAATACTGACAGATAAATACAGTTATGTAGTGAACCTGTCAAGCTAGATTTAAGAGTTGttattttaagacttttttCTTAGGTATTGCGCAGCTGTAGTGAGAGCATTTCAGGAGTTCTCTCTTTTTGCCTTTCTGGACCTAAACAGAGATCTGATTCGCTGTCGACACTGAGACGAGCCGTAGTAGTACAGAAGGGGATCCAGAAAAACACTTGCGCTCCCCAAAAACACAGCCAACATGTAAGCAGCATATGAAGAATCTCCCACCTCAATGTTTCCTCCAGCTAAATGAACACAGTGGTACATCAGGATGCCATTGGTTGGAGCAAAACACACCACAAACTCAAACAGCACAGCAATAGCCATAATCACAGCTTTCCTTTGGATGCCTGAAGGTGATGATGATGCTACATGTTTAGACTTTGCACTGAGTACATATATGATAGTAAAGTAGCTCACTAAGGTGATGACCAGCGGCAAGAAGTAGTAGAGGCAGGAGAGGATGGAGAACTGGTAGACATACTGCAGCACCGAAGAGTCGTTTTGGAGCAGTACATCATGACAAAAGATGCCCACATTGTTAATGTTGACTGTTTGTCTCATTGAGAGAAGTGGCACAGTACCAGCGATCGCCATCAGCCagaccagcacacacacacacgaggctTTCCTTGTGGTCCTCCAGTTTAGAGAGGCGATGGGAAGCGCCACAGCCAGCAGTCTGTCCACACTTATGCACATCATCAGCAGTATGGAGCAGTACATGTAGCAGTAGTAAGCTGCACTGAGCACACGGCACGCCACCTCACCGAACACCCAATCTGAGTTGTTCAGATGGTAGTGGATCTTCAGAGGCAGCAGAAGGGTGAAGAGCAGGTCCACAcatcagagtcctgcacgggtccatttttggagacccgcccccgcccgtacccgcaaggtttagcaccagatccgacccgtgacccgtgaaaatttcaaaattaaatccgtacccgcccagacccgttaatatttggcccgttacccgacccgtgcccgcgataaatcacacacgctaaaacattcaaattaaaatgctttatttttttatcctacacctctctcaacatcaacagcgtcatgaatgggctaatgaaacaggcaaaagtgcctttaaagactcattgtcaacaatttcatatagctactccactcaccagctttacttttacttcatccattgctactcctgcaacgctcgctccttctgcgctacgagaggcatcaacaaaagtttcaatgtcgcagtggtggtgacgtgatgggtcaaatggtatatcattgttgcgtgtatgtgtaatggtaatttggacatagaaattgtaatagcctacaatatgttggatgggggaagaaggaggcgggaaccagcgaacatttaaaagactttaaccaaacaaaacgaaagtaacgtgagTAGCCCTTCATGGACATCTCCCATGCGCACacgcataataaaacataaacacaactcaacgtcaaatccaggtctggtgatctctcgtccttatatgcttccgagctccctcagaggactcgagaccggtgtggctcgcaggtgacgctcattcacaatcacgccctggtctctctctctcttgctctcgcgttcactttgccacagaaatattgcacatatttttcatccgcccatccgcgctactacccgcccgcacagagttaattatccgcccgcatccccgcccgtgaattttataaatgtcataatccacccgttttagccacttttatgcgggtacccgcggatacccgcgggtacccgacccgttgcaggactctgccACACATGCCAGGTGAGACATGTAGATTACAGCTGGTTTCTTCGCTTGAATCTTACAGGTGAACATCACCACGGCCAAAGCGTTCAGGGGCAAACTAATGATGAGGACGAAGATGTAGGATAATGGCATGATGTGTGTGACCATTAAGCTTTTGAGAAACAAAGCAGATTTTACTGAGATGTTCCATTCCTCTGATAAGTTCCCCATCTCTGGCACTGGGATTCCTGTTGTAAGGTTGTCATAAAACCTAAACACTACTGGTTCGCCAGGCCTAAAGGCTATCATCCCAGGTAAAGCAAGGCTAGGGCAATCAGAATCTGTAATCAGAACAAAACACAATGAGTGAAGGTCATATACCACTAAaatatacaattatttaaaaagtgaGCATGAGATCCACCCCTAAACATTACAATCGCTGGGGTGTTAGCGGATCGTACAAAAACTTGAATGCATTTATGCGAATAAgccacagattctgcaaaacgGAAACAGTTTTGTCGTGAGATTGTGTTGCATATTACTCTTGGTACTGTGCTGTTGAAGAGTTGGAGGGTTAGGGCTGGTTCTGCAGTAAGATCAAGCACCCTCAAGCGGGCCGCAATTCAGGAACTGATATTGTTCATCTGTTTTGAATGGAAGCCCGTttctatggaagcccgtttccaccattaaataaaaataataaaaagagtaattgtgactttttatctcagaattcagactttttttccacagaattgcgagttataaagtcagaattctgactgaGAAAAGGTTATTTTAGCTTGAGTGCCGCGTTTATAAAGCCGTGTCATGCACGATACTCTGCAAATGTATGGAAGAGATGCGAGCGCAACAGTCTAGGGCGAtgtttataattataaatatatttagcaATATAAAAGTATAGCGCAATAGAATTAAAAACACATCCTGTGTGGCAATTGCTTATTTCCACGCAATTAAAGTTTCATTCATTGCTACAGTAACATGTAGGCTTCCATTCTGTTTTCTTTTCAAATTATCACTCAACACTCAActaactatctatctatctatctatctatctatctatctatctatctatctatctatctatctatctatctatctatctatctatctatctatcatccatccagccatcctgtacccccccccccccaagttGATACTGTACTAATATATTGATGAaacaaatttaaacaaattaaactttaaaacaaagtttattttatttattttccaccatcatttgcaaataaattcttaaaAAATCCGACCACGTGATTTCCTGGATttctttttctcattctgtttctTATAGTTGAAGTTTCATCATATTTTACCTAAGATGAAAATTATAGGTACACTTAGAGTGAACATATTTAGAGAGTTTGCTAACCGTTTTGTTTTCAGAGAGTTTAAAGTAACTGAGAGAGGTACACAGGTacacctctctcatctttttaagtgggagaacttgcacatttggtggctgactaaatacttttttgccccactgtacatATAAATGCTGGATTCACTCTGCAGAAATATGACAATAAGACAGCAATGTAAAAGCAGactgattaaaaaaattcacagctaaatattttttaaattcttgaAATTACAATTATTGGTAAAAtgaatgacttgtaaataaacttAAATGTCTTACCGTACACTTCTATGTAGGAGCCGTTGCTTAGCCTACAGATCTTTACTGGACCATCCTCAGTCATTTCAGAAGCATTCGCCTTAGTGGTTTCATTCAGGTACTGGACATCTGGACCATAGTCAAAATAGTCCGAAGCTGTAAtcaacactaaaaaaaaaaaaaaacatttgtgaaagctCATAATACCACCAGATAATAATTAGGAGAACCTGGACACATCTGAGAAAAGGCTTTCTTTGCTTTTTATCCAAAGCCAATTATCGCAGGCCTACTGATACTGAAACTGTGTCCCAGTTTAAAGGCTGCATCCTTTGAAGGTCGGCCCGAGCGTTGTTAAAGGGGACGGTCTAGCCTACAGAGAACTGTTCTTGTCGCCTAACTCTGACAGCTGCTGTTGGTGAGTGACAGTAACATTTGTACTAGACTTTTTTGAAAGTTATATTAAACTGTCTGAAAACAAAATAGCAAACTCTTTAAATATGTTCACAACCATCCATTTCTGTTTATCATAAAGAGTATAAACTATATATAATCGCATCTTAGAAatatcagttcagttcagttttgttttatgGCGCACATTTAAAAAACTGCCACTGGccgaccaaagtgctgtacacaaagaaaaactgtaaatagaAACGCAGATAAAAAAGTGTTAGAGGAGCACACCACCATTTTCATGAATAGGGCTTATTTCttacttctttcctacatttagatatgcaCTTTTTGtgtcagtgcatgcattgttttagtttggcagggtcgccgctagcttagcttagcataataaatggaatcctatgttgccagctagcatgtccagaataaaagtgatccaaaacataaaaaacCCACCTAATtgcttcttgtggcctgcgtattcacaacaaatacaaatagcgatgcagattaagactaggcgatttcctaggcagatattgacttggagttgggactatattatggggaagcacaggcaaagcacggctctcatcctcacgtcctccggCTGTTGAGTGATCGCAATGagttgcgtgatatctctgcttcgcctgtgcttccccataatatagtcccaagtcaatatctgccaaggaaatcgcctagtcttaatctgcatcgctatttgtactcgtgaatacgcaggccacaagaagcaATTAGGTGGGGGTTTTTTTGTGATAACTTTTACTATATTcattacagggagtgcagaattattaggcaagtttttgaggattaattttattattgaacaacaaccatgttctcaatgaacacaaaaactcattaatatcaaagctgaatatttttggaagttttagtttttagttttagctattttagggggatatctgtgtgtgcaggtgactattactgtgcataattattaggcaacttaacaaaaaacaaatttatacccatttcaattatttatttttaccagtgaaaccaatataacatctcaacattcacaaatatacatttctgacattcaaaaaccaaacaaaaacaaatcagtgaccaatatagccacctttctttgcaaggacactcaaaagcctgccatccatggattctgtcagtgttttgatctgttcaccatcaacattgcgtgcagcagcaaccacagcctcccagacactgttcagagaggtgtactgttttccctccttgtaaatcgcacatttgatgatggaccacaggttctcaatggggttcagatcaggtgaacaaggaggccatatcattagattttcttcttttataccctttcttgccagccacgctgtggagtacttggacgcgtgtgatggagcattgtcctgcatgaaaatcatgtttttcttgaaggatgcagacttcttcctgtaccactgcttgaagaaggtatcttccagaaactggcagtaggactgggagttgagcttgactccatcctcaacccgaaaaggccccacaagctcatctttgatgataccagcccaaaccagtactccacctccaccttgctggcgtctgagtcggactggagctctctgccctttaccaatccagccacgggcccatccatctggcccatcaagactcactctcatttcatcagtctaTAAAACCtgagaaaaatcagtcttgagatatttcttggcccagtcttgacgttgcagcttgtgtcttgttcagtggtggttgactttctgcctttcttaccttggccatgtctctgagtattgcacaccttgtgcttttgggcactccagtgatgttgcagctctgaaatatggccaaactggtggcaagtggcatcttggcagctgcacgcttgacttttctcagttcacgggcagttattttgcgccttggtttttccacacgcttcttgcaaccttgttgactattttgaatgaaacgcttgattgttcgatgatcacgcttcagaagcttggctattttaagactgctgcatccctctgcaatatatctcactatttttgacttttctgagcctgtcaagtccttcttttaaaccattttgccaaaggaaaggaagttgcctaataattatgcacacctgatatagggtgttgatgtcattagaccacaccccttctcattacagagatgcacatcacctaatatgcttaattggtagtaggcttttcagcctatacagcttggagtaagacaacatgcataacgaggatgatgtggtcaaaatactcatttgcctaataattctgcactccctgtatgctaagctaagctagagTGCCAAACTTAAataatgcatgcactgagacaaaaatgcatttgctcaAAAtctctaaatgtaggaaagaagttgaataagccctatttctaaaaacgatggagtgttcctttaaaacaTGACTTGAATTCAGACAGAGAGGAAGTTGATATGATATAAAGTTGGATCTTGTTCCACAGTGTGGGGAAATCTCGACTACCCCTTGATTGTAGCCGGGTTCTAGGTATCTAACGTTTCAGGAGAAGTTTTGTTTCAGATCTAAGGCTTCTAGTGGGagatacagtattgttcaaaataatagcagtacaatgtgactaaccagaataatcaaggtttttagtatattttttattgctacgtggcaaacaagttaccagtaggttcagtagattctcagaaaacaaacaagacccagcattcatgatatgcacgctcttaaggctgtgcaattgggcaattagttgaaaggggtgtgttcaaaaaaatagcagtgtctacctttgactgtacaaactcaaaactattttgtacaaacatttttttttcctgggatttagcaatcctgtgaatcactaaactaatatttagttgtatgaccacagttttttaaaactgcttgacatctgtgtggcatggagtcaaccaacttgtggcacctctcagctgttattccactccatgattctttaacaacattccacaattcattcacatttcttggttttgcttcagaaacagcatttttgatatcaccccacaggttctcaattggattaaggtctggagattgggctggccactccataacattaattttgttggtttggaaccaagact is a window encoding:
- the LOC137075711 gene encoding proteinase-activated receptor 1-like, producing the protein MYCSILLMMCISVDRLLAVALPIASLNWRTTRKASCVCVLVWLMAIAGTVPLLSMRQTVNINNVGIFCHDVLLQNDSSVLQYVYQFSILSCLYYFLPLVITLVSYFTIIYVLSAKSKHVASSSPSGIQRKAVIMAIAVLFEFVVCFAPTNGILMYHCVHLAGGNIEVGDSSYAAYMLAVFLGSASVFLDPLLYYYGSSQCRQRIRSLFRSRKAKRENS